One window of the Nocardia huaxiensis genome contains the following:
- a CDS encoding lipase family protein: MQVSRIRRHRRGALGCAAAVLAGGLLAFAAVPAVHAAPVYPVADPDPFYTAPEDIGSYRPGDVLERKAMPALAIFPDTDITLVKFRSTNSQGKPIAATTTVLAPRNRQPNGPLLSYQHIINGLGAQCSVSHVLYTSDPNLMVREAPAYNLALQRGWSIAMPDHLGPQFAYGAAKLGGQITLDGIRAVQRMDDLRLSSSPVVMAGYSGGGMATAWAAAMAESYAPELDIAGAAAGGVPMNLVKMLETLGLGAHPVFGLAMAAGLGLEREYPDRFPISEQLNDRGLAARTAMANSCTNDLIATGAGRGALDFAKTTTMMDSAAARAVVEENSLELFDGTPNMPVFEWHSPIDGLVPVDAIVNTTRRWCQAGVPVQSATIGVPDHLTAAVLGLPLALQWIEARFRGETATGNC, encoded by the coding sequence ATGCAGGTTTCGAGGATCCGAAGACATCGGCGCGGCGCCCTGGGGTGTGCGGCCGCCGTGCTGGCCGGCGGCCTGCTGGCTTTCGCGGCCGTGCCCGCCGTGCACGCCGCGCCCGTGTACCCGGTCGCGGATCCGGACCCGTTCTACACCGCACCGGAGGACATCGGTTCCTACCGGCCCGGAGATGTGCTGGAGCGCAAGGCAATGCCCGCGCTGGCGATCTTTCCGGACACCGACATCACCCTGGTGAAATTCCGTTCGACGAACTCCCAGGGCAAGCCCATCGCGGCCACCACGACCGTGCTGGCCCCGCGCAACCGGCAACCCAACGGACCGCTGCTGTCGTATCAGCACATCATCAACGGTCTGGGTGCGCAGTGCTCGGTATCGCATGTGCTCTACACCAGCGACCCGAATCTGATGGTGCGGGAGGCGCCGGCCTACAACCTGGCACTGCAGCGGGGCTGGAGTATTGCCATGCCGGATCACCTGGGACCGCAATTCGCGTATGGCGCAGCCAAACTCGGTGGACAGATCACCCTCGACGGTATTCGCGCCGTGCAGCGCATGGACGATCTGCGGTTGAGTTCGAGCCCGGTGGTGATGGCCGGATACTCCGGCGGCGGCATGGCCACCGCCTGGGCCGCGGCCATGGCGGAAAGCTATGCGCCCGAACTGGATATCGCCGGTGCGGCGGCGGGCGGAGTCCCGATGAACCTGGTGAAGATGCTCGAAACCCTCGGTCTCGGTGCGCATCCCGTCTTCGGGCTGGCCATGGCGGCGGGGCTCGGACTGGAACGGGAGTACCCGGATCGCTTCCCGATCAGCGAGCAGCTCAACGATCGCGGGCTCGCGGCCCGCACGGCGATGGCCAACAGCTGCACCAATGATCTGATCGCCACCGGCGCGGGCCGCGGGGCGCTGGACTTCGCCAAGACCACCACCATGATGGACAGCGCCGCGGCCCGCGCCGTGGTGGAGGAGAACAGTCTCGAACTGTTCGACGGCACCCCGAATATGCCGGTGTTCGAATGGCATTCGCCCATCGACGGCCTGGTTCCGGTGGACGCCATCGTGAACACCACCCGCCGGTGGTGCCAGGCCGGGGTCCCGGTGCAGTCGGCGACCATCGGCGTGCCCGACCATCTCACGGCGGCCGTGCTCGGACTTCCGCTGGCGCTGCAGTGGATCGAAGCGCGTTTCCGCGGCGAGACCGCCACCGGCAACTGCTGA